A genomic segment from Neodiprion lecontei isolate iyNeoLeco1 chromosome 1, iyNeoLeco1.1, whole genome shotgun sequence encodes:
- the LOC107222810 gene encoding endocuticle structural glycoprotein SgAbd-1: MNTLIFVTMLFGAAFAASGLDKDAPIESQVLETDIGGAFRNAWSGNGISVQELGSAKAGPDNTLVQVIQGEYSYTAPDGSNIKTLYIADENGSRVEGAHLPVAPPAPELPPYIARALEWAKAHPYNEEAELKKTYQ; the protein is encoded by the exons ATGAACACTCTT ATCTTCGTCACGATGCTCTTCGGAGCCGCCTTCGCAGCTTCTGGACTCGACAAGGACGCGCCCATCGAGAGTCAAGTTCTGGAGACCGATATTGGGGGTGCTTTCAGAAATGCCTGGTCCGGCAACGGCATCTCCGTGCAAGAACTCGGCTCTGCCAAGGCCGGCCCCGACAACACCCTCGTCCAGGTTATCCAGGGGGAGTATTCGTACACGGCTCCCGACGGCTCGAACATTAAGACCTTGTACATCGCCGACGAGAACGGCTCCCGAGTCGAAGGTGCTCACTTGCCAGTCGCCCCACCAGCCCCTGAACTTCCCCCCTACATCGCCAGGGCTCTCGAATGGGCAAAGGCTCATCCCTACAACGAGGAGGCCGAGCTCAAGAAGACTTACCAATGA
- the LOC107222803 gene encoding endocuticle structural glycoprotein SgAbd-1, whose protein sequence is MYTALVTLLALTACALARPADEPIAIVAQTQDGPNPDGSYKWSYESANGIKAEEEGSVVNAGAENESTAVQGGYSYTGEDGVVISLTYKAGEEGFQPEGAHIPTAPPIPEAIQKALEWNAAHPSKEDENQV, encoded by the exons ATGTACACGGCATTG GTAACACTTCTCGCCCTGACGGCTTGCGCCTTGGCGCGACCCGCCGACGAGCCGATCGCCATCGTCGCCCAAACTCAGGATGGACCGAACCCCGACGGTTCCTACAAGTGGAGCTACGAATCGGCGAACGGAATCAAGGCCGAGGAGGAAGGCTCCGTGGTGAACGCCGGCGCCGAGAACGAGAGCACTGCCGTCCAGGGTGGATACAGCTACACCGGCGAAGACggcgtcgtaatttctctgacCTACAAGGCTGGGGAGGAGGGCTTCCAGCCGGAGGGTGCGCACATCCCGACCGCCCCGCCAATTCCCGAGGCCATCCAGAAGGCCCTCGAGTGGAACGCGGCCCACCCTTCGAAAGAAGACGAGAACCAAGTTTGA
- the LOC107222812 gene encoding pupal cuticle protein Edg-78E, with the protein MNSALFVVMLFGAACAAGLEKDAPIESQVLETDIDGGFRNAWSGNGISVQELGSVKAGPDNTLIQVIQGEYSYKAPDGSIIKTLYIADENGSRVEGAHLPVAPPAPELPPYIARALEWAKAHPYNEEAVLKKTYA; encoded by the exons ATGAATTCCGCT CTGTTTGTCGTCATGCTCTTCGGAGCCGCCTGCGCCGCCGGCCTCGAGAAGGACGCGCCCATCGAGAGTCAAGTTCTGGAGACCGATATTGACGGTGGTTTCAGAAATGCCTGGTCCGGCAACGGCATCTCTGTGCAAGAACTCGGCTCTGTCAAGGCTGGCCCCGACAACACCCTCATCCAGGTTATCCAGGGGGAGTATTCGTACAAGGCTCCGGACGGCTCGATCATTAAGACCTTGTACATCGCCGACGAGAACGGCTCCCGAGTCGAAGGTGCTCACTTGCCAGTCGCCCCACCAGCCCCTGAACTTCCCCCCTACATCGCCAGGGCTCTCGAATGGGCCAAGGCTCATCCCTACAACGAGGAGGCTGTGCTCAAGAAGACTTACGCATGA
- the LOC107222807 gene encoding larval cuticle protein LCP-17 — MNALLVFTVLFAGACMADVSHVVNQKPVIEILKYNQDARPEGDWNLDFETQNGIVTKMESDAAGEMRGEYHYIDPEGKPVDVTWVAGRNGFVAQGSSIPAVPDTVVRALKYIEEHPYKEPVSKP, encoded by the exons ATGAACGCTTTACTG GTATTCACCGTCTTATTCGCCGGCGCCTGCATGGCCGACGTTTCCCACGTCGTAAACCAAAAGCCCGTTATCGAAATCTTGAAGTATAACCAGGACGCACGTCCTGAAGGAGATTGGAACTTGGATTTCGAGACGCAAAACGGCATTGTCACCAAGATGGAGAGCGACGCTGCCGGGGAAATGCGGGGAGAATATCACTACATCGACCCTGAAGGCAAGCCCGTCGATGTGACCTGGGTGGCTGGCCGCAACGGATTCGTTGCTCAAGGATCGTCCATCCCTGCTGTCCCAGACACCGTGGTCCGCGCCCTCAAGTACATCGAGGAACACCCCTACAAAGAGCCCGTCAGCAAGCCTTGA
- the LOC107222802 gene encoding endocuticle structural glycoprotein SgAbd-2, producing the protein MSTRRGTKPAMNTLILTFFALAAAAVAAPLDQQPPVPIVNQFLDGPNPDGSYSYGFEAGNGIKVQEQGQLENAGTPEEAESVQGSYSYPSEDGNLITLTYVAGKDGFQPQGAHLPQAPPIPEAILKALEWIAAHPEEDNL; encoded by the exons ATGTCAACGAGACGAGGTACGAAGCCAGCAATGAACACTTTG ATCCTGACCTTCTTCGCCCTGGCGGCGGCCGCCGTAGCCGCTCCTCTGGATCAGCAGCCCCCTGTGCCAATCGTCAACCAGTTTCTGGACGGACCGAATCCCGACGGCTCCTACAGCTACGGTTTCGAGGCTGGGAACGGCATCAAGGTCCAGGAACAGGGACAGCTGGAGAACGCCGGTACACCGGAAGAGGCCGAGTCAGTTCAGGGCAGCTACAGCTACCCGAGCGAAGACGGCAACCTGATCACCCTGACCTACGTCGCCGGTAAGGACGGCTTCCAGCCGCAGGGTGCGCACCTTCCCCAGGCACCGCCGATCCCTGAGGCGATCCTGAAGGCGCTCGAATGGATCGCTGCTCATCCCGAGGAGGACAACTTGTAG